A single region of the Kwoniella botswanensis chromosome 1, complete sequence genome encodes:
- a CDS encoding chaperone DnaJ, translating to MPPRLPTRALTALPFSQQAVASSSTLPPPPPVNGKTQHRRTASPRSSPSQCFSTIRGRSPGQAERRRSFHSTAVHRASAKNPYDVLGVKKDASASEIKKSYYQLAKKWHPDSSKEEGAKEKFHEIQAAYDILSDDSKRQAYDRYGSASTQEGFDPNGFASGAGGFGGFQGFGGFGGGPGGNAGDLFEQLFGSAFGAGARQGGPGGPFGGAGGARSRPVRGDDLEAGVSLSFLEACNGSSKKITITPVVDCKPCSGSGLKPGEKKKQCSTCRGTGQQTFQVQGMYMASTCQACGGAGETIPKSSRCGECDGVGKIKEKKVVDVEIPAGVEDGMMIRIPAQGDMPLSSAGGPPGDLLVRVSVKPSSVFRRQGTNLYHDAKVPLHVALLGGIIRIPTLEGDVDVKVKGGTQNGEEAVLRGRGVKSVYAGRRNDRGDLIVGWKIQIPRSLTPNQKKILQAYADDVEGRPSNISFTTATNGEASSTYSPNHNFERERPSYRPTTQESSAPKNDPIDPEQSGQFGSSDSSIGGKVASAVGGAIGWLERVLGRR from the exons ATGCCTCCACGACTACCGACCAGAGCATTGACAGCGCTGCCCTTCTCCCAGCAGGCAGTGGCAAGTTCATCTacactccctcctccaccacctgtcAATGGTAAAACACAACATCGAAGAACGGCTAGTCCGAGATCATCACCGTCGCAGTGTTTCAGTACTATCAGAGGTAGATCGCCTGGTCAAGCGgagagaagg AGATCATTCCATTCGACAGCTGTTCATCGAGCATCTGCCAAAAACCCTTATGATGTATTGggagtgaagaaagatgcCAGTGCTTCTGAGATCAAGAAATCATACTATCAG CTCGCAAAAAAATGGCATCCCGATTCAAGTAAAGAGGAAGGAGCTAAAGAAAAATTTCACGAGATTCAAGCTGcatacgat ATCCTATCCGACGATAGCAAACGACAAGCATACGACCGTTATGGTTCCGCCTCAACCCAGGAAGGGTTCGATCCCAACGGCTTCGCAAGCGGTGCAGGTGGTTTTGGTGGGTTCCAGGGATTCGGCGGCTTTggtggtggtccaggtgGGAATGCCGGAGATCTATTCGAACAATTATTTGGATCCGCTTTCGGTGCTGGTGCTCGTCAGGGAGGACCTGGTGGACCATTcggtggtgcaggtggagcGAGATCTAGGCCAGTCAGAGGTGATGATCTAGAAGCAGGTGTGAGCCTATCATTTTTAGAAGCTTGTAATGGATCCAGCAAAAAAATCACAATCACTCCTGTGGTAGATTGTAAACCTTGTTCAGGGAGTGGATTGAAACCcggcgagaagaagaaacaatGTAGTACCTGTCGAGGAACTGGACAACAGACTTTCCAAGTTCAAGGAATGTACATGGCATCTACATGTCAGGCTTGTGGAGGTGCTGGGGAGACTATCCCCAAATCATCGAGGTGTGGTGAATGTGATGGTGTAGGTAAAataaaggaaaagaaagtgGTAGATGTAGAAATTCCAGCGGGTgtagaagatggaatgatgattCGTATACCCGCTCAGGGTGATATGCCTCTATCTTCTGCTGGTGGTCCACCAGGAGATTTACTCGTCAGAGTATCGGTCAAACCTTCAAGTGTATTCAGAAGACAGGGAACGAACCTATACCACGATGCGAAAGTACCACTACACGTTGCGCTGTTAGGTGGAATCATCAGGATACCGACATTGGAAGGTGACGTCGACGTGAAAGTGAAGGGAGGAACGCAaaatggtgaagaagctgtgTTGAGGGGTAGAGGTGTCAAGTCGGTATATGCGGGTAGAAGGAATGATAgaggtgatttgatcgttGGATGGAAAATCCAGataccaag ATCACTCACACCGAACCAAAAGAAGATCTTACAAGCCTACGCTGACGATGTGGAAGGTCGACCGTCAAATATATCATTCACAACTGCAACAAATGGTGAGGCTTCATCCACTTATAGTCCAAATCACAACTTCGAACGAGAAAGACCTTCCTATCGTCCAACCACCCAGGAGTCTTCCGCACCGAAGAACGACCCAATAGATCCCGAGCAATCTGGACAATTTGGATCTTCTGATTCTTCGATCGGTGGGAAGGTAGCTTCTGCAGTAGGAGGGGCGATAGGCTGGCTCGAAAGAGTCTTGGGAAGGCGGTGA
- a CDS encoding gamma-glutamyltransferase has translation MFRDSVLSGAVTCEDTRASEIGTTILSEGGNAVDAIIATILAVNTLCPYHSDIGGGGFAILRTGDGEIKSLNFRHTAPAAANNEFYKNPEVSSSIGGAAVAVPGEIKGLEELHGKYGKLPWEKLLEPSIRLAEDGFEVKQDLHEFITAECNPPGSSNLSGSWMENDSCYSSLFVDGQAIPVGSTWKRPEYANTLKQIAREGSKAFYEGEVAEASVKVVQERGGLMTLQDLKEYKVEWNQPLSIPYRDYTIYATPAPASGAIFLSALGMLSHFEPEGNGSVKDLHVLTESLRLAYGQRTALGDPNYVPGLLEKQASWLTPDALEEKAKLITEKTHEPDYYKPPKVEIVNDHGTSNITVADADGLVVSITTTVGLAWGSRVIVPGYGFVLNDSMDDFSVEGRPNQWGYEPQVANYVFGGKRPLSSSCPYIITRTTTNQPHASGGAAGGSTIISGNVQVARNILDYDLSAKEALRANRLHNQLLPNVSELEQSSTHQGITVDGFSEEQAKGLEMKGHQIKLVKKNRTTPVVMRMYDGKKERWEVGAEPRRNDSGGSVFIAP, from the exons atgTTCAGAGATTCAGTCCTGTCCGGCGCCGTTACATGTGAAGATACTCGAGCATCCGAGATCGGCACCACCATCTTATCGGAGGGAGGTAATGCAGTAGATGCTATAATAGCTACTATCTTAGCGGTAAACACTCTATGTCCATACCATTCTGATAttggaggaggtggatttgCTATTTTGAGAACTGGCGATGGTGAGATCAAAAGTTTGAACTTCAGACATACTGCTCCT GCAGCTGCAAATAACGAGTTCTACAAGAACCCGGAAGTATCTTCGTCCATAGGAGGTGCAGCAGTCGCTGTACCAGGGGAAATCAAAGGGTTGGAAGAGTTACATGGGAAATACGGAAAGTTACCTTGGGAAAAGTTGTTGGAACCGTCGATTAGGCTCGCAGAAGATGGGTTCGAGGTGAAACAGGATTTGCACGAA TTCATCACTGCAGAATGTAATCCACCTGGATCATCAAATCTCTCAGGCTCATGGATGGAGAACGATTCATGTTATTCCTCCTTATTTGTCGATGGTCAAGCTATACCTGTAGGCTCGACATGGAAAAGACCAGAATATGCCAATACCTTGAAGCAGATAGCCAGAGAGGGGTCGAAAGCGTTCTACGAGGGTGAGGTGGCCGAGGCTTCGGTGAAAGTGGTGCAGGAACGAGGAGGGTTGATGACCTTACAGGATCTGAAGG AATACAAAGTAGAATGGAACCAGCCATTATCGATACCTTACAGAGATTATACCATATACGCAACGCCCGCTCCAGCCTCAGGTGCGATCTTCTTATCTGCTTTGGGGATGTTGAGCCATTTCGAACCTGAAGGTAATGGTAGTGTGAAAGATTTACATGTTTTGACCGAATctttgagg CTCGCATATGGTCAGCGGACTGCGTTAGGCGATCCAAACTATGTTCCTGGACTGCTCGAAAAACAGGCATCCTGGCTTACACCAGATGCCTTAGAAGAAAAAGCAAAGCTGATCACTGAAAAGACCCATGAGCCGGACTACTATAAGCCACCCAA AGTCGAAATTGTAAATGATCATGGAACTTCCAATATCACTGTGGCCGATGCTGACGGCTTGGTCGTGTCGATCACCACGACTGTTGGATTAGCTTGGGGTTCTCGCGTTATTGTACCTGGGTATGGATTCGTGTTGAACGATTCTATGGATGATTTCTCAGTGGAGGGTCGACCGAATCAGTGGGGTTATGAACCTCAAGTGGCTAATTATG TTTTCGGTGGTAAGAGACCCCTAAGTTCAAGCTGTCCCTATATCATCACCCGTACTACCACCAACCAGCCACACGCATCAGGAGGTGCCGCAGGTGGATCAACAATCATCTCGGGGAACGTTCAAGTCGCAAGGAATATATTGGATTACGATTTATCAGCGAAGGAGGCACTGAGAGCCAACAGGTTGCATAATCAGCTATTACCGAATGTCTCCGAGTTAGAACAGTCTTCTACGCATCAAGGTATCACAGTTGATGGGTTTAGCGAAGAACAAGCCAAAGGATTGGAAATGAAAGGACATCAGATCAAGTTGGTCAAGAAGAATAGGACTACACCTGTGGTGATGAGAATGTACGAcggaaagaaagaaagatgggagGTGGGAGCCGAACCTAGAAGGAATGATTCGGGTGGTAGTGTTTTCATCGCTCCATGA